From Nocardioides sp. HDW12B, the proteins below share one genomic window:
- a CDS encoding glutamate--cysteine ligase yields MGEEVEQQKFTREHRTKYRRKVRDCLDVLERMLTESRFDADDPATGMEIELNIVDDDEQPAMLNMAVLEALGDPDFQTELAKFNLEINVAPKKLAVNGVSAFGDGVRASLNTAEKAANASGGHLVMIGILPTLGEQHLTQDVLSANPRYHLLSDEILAARGEDIVLDIQGPERLRVTADSIAPEAACTSTQLHVQVSPDNFASYWNASQVMSSLQLAVGANSPYLLGKELWRETRIALFEQATDTRADELKAQGVRPRVWFGERWITSIFDLFEENVRYFPALLPVLSDEDPAAVLDAGHTPQLDELKLHNGTVYRWNRPVYAVVDDVPHVRVENRVLPAGPTVVDTMANAAFYFGLVRALAEQDRPIWSQMSFPAAEENFHAAAIAGIDARVYWPGVGQVPATELVVRRLLPLAAQGLSAWGVSDEESGQLLDIIERRCVTGVNGASWFVDQVAARAGEGDRERVIARVLTDYRARMHDNAPVHTWGEQ; encoded by the coding sequence ATGGGCGAGGAAGTCGAGCAGCAGAAGTTCACGCGGGAGCACCGCACGAAGTACCGCCGCAAGGTGCGTGACTGCCTCGACGTGCTCGAGCGGATGCTCACCGAGTCGCGCTTCGACGCCGACGACCCCGCCACGGGCATGGAGATCGAGCTCAACATCGTCGACGACGACGAGCAGCCGGCGATGCTGAACATGGCGGTCCTCGAGGCGCTGGGCGACCCGGACTTCCAGACCGAGCTGGCGAAGTTCAACCTCGAGATCAACGTCGCGCCCAAGAAGCTCGCGGTGAACGGTGTCAGCGCGTTCGGCGACGGCGTGCGGGCCAGCCTCAACACCGCGGAGAAGGCGGCCAACGCCTCCGGCGGCCACCTGGTCATGATCGGCATCCTGCCCACGCTCGGCGAGCAGCACCTGACCCAGGACGTGCTCAGCGCCAACCCGCGCTACCACCTGCTCAGCGACGAGATCCTCGCCGCCCGGGGGGAGGACATCGTCCTCGACATCCAGGGCCCCGAGCGCCTGCGGGTCACCGCCGACTCCATCGCCCCGGAGGCGGCGTGCACGAGCACCCAGCTCCACGTGCAGGTCAGCCCCGACAACTTCGCGTCGTACTGGAACGCCTCCCAGGTCATGTCGAGCCTGCAGCTCGCGGTGGGCGCGAACTCGCCGTACCTGCTGGGCAAGGAGCTGTGGCGCGAGACGCGCATCGCGCTCTTCGAGCAGGCCACCGACACCCGAGCCGACGAGCTGAAGGCGCAGGGCGTGCGCCCGCGCGTGTGGTTCGGCGAGCGCTGGATCACCTCGATCTTCGACCTGTTCGAGGAGAACGTGCGCTACTTCCCGGCGCTGCTCCCGGTGCTCTCCGACGAGGACCCGGCTGCGGTCCTCGACGCCGGCCACACCCCTCAGCTCGACGAGCTCAAGCTGCACAACGGCACGGTCTACCGCTGGAACCGCCCGGTGTACGCCGTCGTCGACGACGTGCCGCACGTCCGGGTCGAGAACCGGGTGCTGCCCGCCGGCCCGACGGTCGTCGACACCATGGCGAACGCCGCCTTCTACTTCGGGCTGGTGCGCGCGCTGGCCGAGCAGGACCGGCCGATCTGGTCGCAGATGTCGTTCCCCGCGGCGGAGGAGAACTTCCACGCCGCGGCGATCGCCGGCATCGACGCGCGCGTCTACTGGCCCGGCGTGGGGCAGGTCCCCGCCACCGAGCTCGTCGTACGACGCCTGCTGCCGCTGGCCGCGCAGGGGCTCAGCGCCTGGGGCGTCAGCGACGAGGAGTCCGGGCAGCTGCTCGACATCATCGAGCGACGCTGCGTCACCGGGGTCAACGGGGCGTCCTGGTTCGTCGACCAGGTGGCCGCGCGGGCGGGGGAGGGCGACCGCGAGCGCGTCATCGCCCGGGTGCTGACCGACTACCGCGCCCGCATGCACGACAACGCGCCCGTCCACACCTGGGGCGAGCAGTAG
- a CDS encoding biotin-dependent carboxyltransferase family protein, whose product MSGGRALDVLDAGMLTTVQDAGRPGLAHLGVPRSGWLDAGSARLANRLVGNPDLDGPDGGPGEALLECLGGGLALRTRTALTVALTGAPVDLRVDSRPVAYAEPVTVAAGATIALGRPTSGVRSYLAVAGGVRVPTVLGSRSTDTLSGIGPAPLAAGDELPVGPAPGPPAALDTPGRVGTSAPTATTTMLRVGPGPRADWFVDGLDALLGGAPYTVAGEADRIGVRLEGPCLARSVTAELPSEGLVLGAVQVPADGQPLVFLRDHPTTGGYPVVAVVHRDDLDRVAQLRPGDAVRFRRG is encoded by the coding sequence GTGAGCGGCGGCCGCGCCCTGGACGTGCTCGACGCCGGGATGCTGACGACCGTGCAGGACGCCGGTCGGCCGGGCCTGGCGCACCTCGGCGTGCCGCGCTCCGGGTGGCTCGACGCCGGGTCGGCGCGGCTGGCCAACCGGCTCGTGGGGAACCCTGACCTCGACGGGCCCGACGGCGGCCCCGGCGAGGCGCTCCTGGAGTGCCTCGGCGGCGGGCTCGCCCTGCGCACGCGCACGGCGCTGACCGTGGCGCTGACCGGCGCGCCGGTCGACCTGCGCGTCGACTCCCGCCCCGTCGCGTACGCCGAGCCCGTCACCGTCGCGGCCGGCGCGACGATCGCCCTGGGGAGACCCACGTCCGGCGTCCGGTCCTACCTGGCGGTGGCCGGCGGGGTCCGGGTCCCGACCGTGCTGGGGTCGCGCTCCACCGACACGCTGTCGGGGATCGGGCCCGCCCCGCTGGCCGCGGGCGACGAGCTGCCGGTCGGGCCGGCCCCCGGACCACCGGCCGCCCTCGACACCCCGGGCCGCGTCGGCACCTCTGCCCCGACTGCCACGACGACGATGCTGCGGGTCGGTCCCGGTCCCCGGGCGGACTGGTTCGTCGACGGCCTCGACGCGCTGCTGGGCGGCGCGCCGTACACCGTGGCGGGGGAGGCCGACCGGATCGGCGTCCGGCTCGAGGGGCCGTGCCTGGCGCGGAGCGTGACCGCGGAGCTGCCCAGCGAGGGCCTCGTCCTCGGCGCGGTGCAGGTGCCCGCCGACGGGCAGCCGCTGGTGTTCCTGCGCGACCACCCGACCACGGGGGGCTACCCGGTCGTCGCGGTGGTGCACCGCGACGACCTCGACCGGGTCGCGCAGCTGCGCCCGGGGGACGCGGTCAGGTTCCGTCGGGGCTGA
- a CDS encoding HhH-GPD-type base excision DNA repair protein, with the protein MATIQIAQDADADRVLSESPFALLVGMLLDQQFPMERAFAGPGKLVERLGSLDPATVAAMDPEEFAEACARTPAVHRFPGSMAGRIQALAQQVVDDHDGDTTRIWTEASSGDDLLKRLQALPGFGKQKAQIFTALLAKQLDVRPDGWEEAAGDYALEGHRSVADVVDADSLVKVREFKQQKKAAAKAGRG; encoded by the coding sequence ATGGCCACGATCCAGATCGCCCAGGACGCCGACGCCGACCGCGTGCTCTCCGAGTCGCCCTTCGCCCTGCTGGTGGGCATGCTGCTCGACCAGCAGTTCCCGATGGAGCGGGCCTTCGCCGGCCCAGGCAAGCTCGTCGAGCGACTGGGCTCCCTCGACCCCGCGACCGTCGCGGCCATGGACCCCGAGGAGTTCGCCGAGGCCTGCGCGCGCACGCCCGCGGTGCACCGCTTCCCCGGCTCGATGGCCGGGCGGATCCAGGCCCTCGCCCAGCAGGTCGTCGACGACCACGACGGCGACACGACGCGGATCTGGACCGAGGCGAGCAGCGGCGACGACCTGCTCAAGCGGCTCCAGGCGCTGCCCGGGTTCGGCAAGCAGAAGGCGCAGATCTTCACCGCCCTGCTGGCCAAGCAGCTCGACGTGCGTCCCGACGGCTGGGAGGAGGCTGCCGGTGACTACGCCCTCGAGGGCCACCGCTCGGTGGCCGACGTCGTCGACGCGGACTCGTTGGTCAAGGTGCGGGAGTTCAAGCAGCAGAAGAAGGCTGCGGCCAAGGCGGGCCGTGGCTGA
- a CDS encoding DUF4192 domain-containing protein — translation MDSIDPWLDPDIPAHDAPPERFRLRNETDLVALVVTTLGFHPTESIVMVCVDEAGRMFQARCDLAPSAVHVRGVVDSLLDAGARNGGRTTFLVTFTADERRSRQHLRATSRALRAAGCSVAMRLRVHDGRWFPASGQPSSATRGGVAFDLTAHPLMARMVLRGEVMLADRDALVHTLDPAPGPEADAVAAALVELGELDADDTGALLGEAEWLGRVLGEAPETWAPATVARVLRAVRIGNVRDVALHAVDRPSAAFWVRVWRRVVRLAPAHAVAAPAALLGFAAWGEGDGALAWCGVERALEVDPAHSLARLVADLLVHAVPPDALERLAALDPPGPAKRARPA, via the coding sequence ATGGACAGCATCGATCCCTGGCTCGACCCCGACATCCCGGCCCACGACGCGCCTCCCGAGCGCTTCCGGCTGCGCAACGAGACCGACCTGGTCGCCCTGGTCGTCACCACCCTGGGCTTCCACCCCACCGAGTCGATCGTGATGGTGTGCGTCGACGAGGCGGGCCGGATGTTCCAGGCCCGCTGCGACCTGGCGCCGTCCGCCGTGCACGTGCGCGGCGTGGTCGACTCGCTGCTGGACGCCGGGGCGCGCAACGGCGGACGTACGACGTTCCTGGTCACCTTCACCGCCGACGAGCGCCGGTCCCGCCAGCACCTCAGGGCCACGTCCCGGGCGCTGCGCGCGGCCGGGTGCTCCGTGGCGATGCGGCTGCGGGTGCACGACGGGCGGTGGTTCCCGGCGTCGGGCCAGCCCTCGTCCGCCACCCGGGGCGGGGTCGCCTTCGACCTCACCGCCCACCCGCTCATGGCCCGGATGGTGCTGCGCGGGGAGGTGATGCTCGCCGACCGCGACGCGCTGGTGCACACCCTGGACCCGGCGCCCGGCCCGGAGGCGGACGCGGTGGCCGCCGCGCTCGTGGAGCTCGGTGAGCTCGATGCCGACGACACGGGTGCCCTGCTCGGCGAGGCCGAGTGGCTGGGGCGTGTGCTGGGTGAAGCGCCGGAGACGTGGGCCCCGGCGACCGTCGCGCGCGTGCTGCGGGCAGTCCGGATCGGCAACGTCCGCGACGTCGCGCTCCACGCCGTGGACCGGCCGAGCGCGGCCTTCTGGGTCCGCGTCTGGCGACGCGTGGTCCGGCTGGCGCCCGCTCACGCGGTGGCGGCGCCGGCCGCTCTGCTCGGCTTCGCTGCGTGGGGCGAGGGAGACGGTGCCCTCGCGTGGTGCGGGGTCGAGCGTGCCCTCGAGGTCGACCCGGCGCACTCCCTGGCCCGCCTGGTGGCCGACCTGCTCGTGCACGCGGTCCCGCCGGACGCGCTGGAGCGGCTCGCCGCCCTGGACCCACCGGGCCCCGCGAAGCGTGCGCGGCCCGCCTGA
- a CDS encoding excalibur calcium-binding domain-containing protein produces MKSRTAALIGSVGLVLGSAVAVTTTAEAHSVGIHDNCTNFNKKFPHGVGTRAARDRTSGTPVTSFKRSNDIYWAAERHNGDLDRDNDRIACEKA; encoded by the coding sequence ATGAAGTCGCGTACTGCTGCACTCATCGGCTCGGTCGGCCTGGTCCTGGGGAGCGCGGTCGCCGTCACGACGACCGCCGAGGCCCACTCCGTCGGCATCCACGACAACTGCACGAACTTCAACAAGAAGTTCCCGCACGGCGTCGGCACCCGTGCCGCTCGCGACCGCACCTCGGGTACGCCGGTCACGAGCTTCAAGCGCAGCAACGACATCTACTGGGCGGCCGAGCGTCACAACGGCGACCTGGACCGTGACAACGACCGCATCGCCTGCGAGAAGGCCTGA
- a CDS encoding SDR family oxidoreductase, which produces MAKSRAVVRPVTGSVVLVTGAARGIGAALSRRLVGQGAQVLMLDVDVEPLEALASDLGEAALAVRADVTDLASLEAAVAQGVERFGGIDTVVANAGIASYGSVLSVEPAAFRRVVDINVTGVFHTVRAALPQVIERQGYVLVVSSLAAFTAAPGMAAYNASKAGAENFANALRLEVTHLGVAVGSAHMCWVDTPMVREARADLRSFDTMIDKLPPPLNRTTSVESCVDAFVTGIEKRNRRVYVPGWVGAIAKGRALMNSPLGERETLRSAAAMVQVMDDEVAALGRSTSARYSVD; this is translated from the coding sequence ATGGCCAAGTCCCGCGCTGTCGTCCGCCCCGTGACCGGTTCCGTCGTCCTCGTCACCGGCGCCGCCCGCGGCATCGGTGCCGCACTCTCCCGACGGCTCGTCGGCCAGGGCGCGCAGGTGCTGATGCTCGACGTCGACGTCGAGCCCCTCGAGGCGCTCGCCTCCGACCTCGGTGAGGCGGCGCTGGCGGTGCGCGCCGACGTCACCGACCTCGCCTCGCTGGAGGCCGCCGTCGCGCAGGGCGTCGAGCGGTTCGGCGGCATCGACACGGTCGTCGCCAACGCCGGGATCGCCAGCTACGGGTCGGTCCTCAGCGTCGAACCCGCCGCCTTCCGACGCGTCGTCGACATCAACGTCACCGGCGTCTTCCACACCGTCCGGGCCGCGCTCCCCCAGGTCATCGAGCGGCAGGGCTACGTGCTGGTCGTCTCGTCCCTGGCCGCCTTCACCGCGGCTCCGGGCATGGCGGCGTACAACGCGAGCAAGGCGGGGGCGGAGAACTTCGCCAACGCCCTGCGCCTGGAGGTGACGCACCTCGGCGTGGCCGTCGGCAGCGCCCACATGTGCTGGGTCGACACCCCGATGGTGCGCGAGGCGCGCGCCGACCTGCGCTCCTTCGACACCATGATCGACAAGCTGCCGCCGCCGCTCAACCGCACCACCAGCGTGGAGTCCTGCGTCGACGCGTTCGTCACCGGCATCGAGAAGCGCAACCGCCGGGTCTACGTGCCGGGCTGGGTGGGCGCCATCGCCAAGGGCCGGGCGCTCATGAACTCCCCGCTCGGTGAGCGCGAGACGCTGCGCAGCGCCGCCGCCATGGTGCAGGTGATGGACGACGAGGTCGCCGCGCTCGGTCGGTCCACCTCCGCGCGCTACTCCGTCGACTGA
- a CDS encoding DNA polymerase IV: MRSEPTILHVDLDAFFASVEQRDKPSLRGKPVVVGGTGGRGVVATASYEARVFGVRSAMSTREARSRAPHAAYLSGRHHVYRAASAVVMARLRELSPLVEPLSLDEAFVDLAAGDLPDARAATLVEFALDLKSDLARLTGGITGSVGIGTSKLVAKIASDLHKPDGLVVVPAGTEAMILHPLPVTAIPGIGPATADRLRRVGATHVRDLVTISLDEMVRLLGQAVGSGIYRLARADDDRPVVAEREAKSISVEDTYDTDLVDRRLLEGLLERQTRKVAERLRAARLSGRTVTVKVRAHDFTTHTRSSTLGVPTDDPVALVRRAKALLKEFDTSDGVRLLGVGVSGLADWIQDELFDDLEADLPVSTKAAEGPAGESASGPLELPDGPTADELLAQRSRDQRRWHPGHDVLHDEHGPGWVWGAGVGRVTVRFETAETGPGPVRTFAEDDPALHPRDPVSPEVSPDGT, translated from the coding sequence GTGCGCAGCGAGCCGACGATCCTCCACGTCGACCTCGACGCGTTCTTCGCCTCCGTCGAGCAGCGGGACAAGCCGTCGCTGCGGGGCAAGCCGGTCGTGGTCGGCGGCACCGGAGGTCGCGGCGTGGTGGCCACCGCGTCCTACGAGGCCCGGGTCTTCGGCGTCCGCTCGGCGATGTCGACGCGGGAGGCCCGCTCACGCGCACCGCACGCGGCGTACCTCTCGGGTCGCCACCACGTCTACCGCGCCGCCTCCGCGGTCGTCATGGCGCGGCTGCGCGAGCTGTCGCCCCTGGTCGAGCCGCTCTCGCTCGACGAGGCCTTCGTCGACCTCGCCGCCGGCGACCTGCCCGACGCGCGGGCGGCGACCCTGGTGGAGTTCGCCCTCGACCTCAAGTCCGACCTGGCACGGCTGACCGGGGGCATCACCGGCTCCGTGGGCATCGGCACATCCAAGCTGGTGGCCAAGATCGCCAGCGACCTGCACAAGCCCGACGGGCTGGTCGTGGTGCCGGCCGGCACCGAGGCGATGATCCTGCACCCGCTCCCCGTCACCGCCATCCCCGGCATCGGTCCCGCCACCGCGGACCGGCTGCGCCGCGTCGGCGCCACCCACGTGCGCGACCTCGTCACCATCTCCCTCGACGAGATGGTGCGGCTGCTGGGCCAGGCGGTGGGGTCGGGCATCTACCGCCTGGCGCGCGCGGACGACGACCGGCCGGTGGTGGCGGAGCGCGAGGCGAAGTCGATCAGCGTCGAGGACACCTACGACACCGACCTGGTCGACCGGCGCCTGCTCGAGGGGCTGCTGGAGCGGCAGACCCGCAAGGTCGCGGAGCGGCTGCGGGCGGCCCGGCTCTCCGGGCGCACCGTGACGGTGAAGGTGCGCGCTCACGACTTCACCACCCACACCCGCTCCTCCACCCTCGGCGTGCCCACCGACGACCCCGTCGCGCTGGTGCGTCGCGCCAAGGCGCTGCTCAAGGAGTTCGACACCTCCGACGGGGTGCGGCTGCTCGGGGTGGGCGTCTCGGGACTGGCCGACTGGATCCAGGACGAGCTGTTCGACGATCTCGAGGCCGACCTCCCGGTGAGCACGAAGGCGGCGGAGGGACCGGCGGGCGAGTCGGCGTCGGGCCCGCTCGAGCTGCCCGACGGCCCCACGGCCGACGAGCTGCTCGCCCAGCGCTCGCGCGACCAGCGGCGGTGGCACCCCGGTCACGACGTGCTGCACGACGAGCACGGTCCGGGCTGGGTCTGGGGCGCCGGGGTGGGGCGGGTGACGGTGCGCTTCGAGACGGCCGAGACCGGACCGGGGCCGGTGCGGACCTTCGCCGAGGACGACCCCGCGCTGCACCCGCGCGACCCGGTCAGCCCCGAGGTCAGCCCCGACGGAACCTGA
- a CDS encoding SpoIIE family protein phosphatase: MSHHSLVLIEDDAGDRLLVTDMLEGVAPDIHLTCFATLQATLDAWPPDTECVLLDLGLPDAMGLSALERLRAAVPDVPIVVLTGRIDDGIGRVALAAGAQDYLVKGQVDGTAIERSVRYAVERGRAALDRRRFVAAELIAQENARLQRGLLPSPLIGTSELRVASFYRPGGGRALLGGDFFDVVQTSTGVHLLIGDVSGHGPEEAALGVALRIAWRTLVLAGHTGADVVRGVEQVLLAERHDDDRFATIATVSLDSSLARAEVLLCGHPSPLLVRGGAVDEIDGSRLPILTLLDGHAIEPFAVDLDDDWGLLLFTDGLFEGRAAPGATTRLGTDGLVRQLSSLVANDTPRDALASALFAAVEGANGGPLADDVAALLVGTAGWWS, encoded by the coding sequence ATGAGTCACCATTCCCTGGTCCTGATCGAGGACGACGCGGGCGACAGGCTCCTGGTGACCGACATGCTCGAGGGTGTCGCCCCCGACATCCACCTGACCTGCTTCGCCACCCTGCAGGCGACGCTCGACGCGTGGCCGCCCGACACCGAGTGCGTCCTGCTCGACCTCGGCCTTCCCGATGCCATGGGGCTCTCCGCGCTCGAGAGGCTGCGCGCTGCGGTGCCCGACGTGCCCATCGTGGTGCTCACGGGCCGCATCGACGACGGCATCGGGCGCGTGGCGCTCGCTGCGGGTGCGCAGGACTACCTCGTCAAGGGCCAGGTGGACGGTACGGCGATCGAGCGCTCGGTGCGGTACGCGGTGGAGCGGGGCCGGGCCGCGCTCGACCGTCGCCGATTCGTGGCGGCCGAGCTGATCGCGCAGGAGAACGCCCGCCTGCAACGCGGCCTGCTGCCGAGCCCGCTGATCGGGACCAGCGAGCTCCGTGTCGCGAGCTTCTACCGACCCGGAGGCGGGCGGGCGCTGCTCGGCGGCGACTTCTTCGACGTGGTCCAGACCTCGACGGGTGTGCACCTGCTGATCGGGGACGTCAGCGGTCACGGTCCCGAGGAGGCGGCCCTGGGGGTGGCGCTGCGGATCGCGTGGCGCACGCTGGTGCTGGCCGGGCACACGGGTGCGGACGTCGTGCGCGGGGTCGAGCAGGTGCTGCTCGCGGAGCGGCACGACGACGACCGGTTCGCCACCATCGCCACCGTGTCGCTCGACAGCTCGCTGGCGCGCGCGGAGGTGCTGCTCTGCGGCCACCCCTCGCCGCTGCTGGTCCGGGGCGGCGCCGTCGACGAGATCGACGGCAGTCGGCTGCCGATCCTGACGCTCCTCGACGGTCACGCGATCGAGCCGTTCGCTGTCGACCTCGACGACGACTGGGGCCTGCTGCTGTTCACCGACGGGCTCTTCGAGGGGCGGGCCGCGCCGGGCGCGACGACCCGGCTGGGGACGGACGGGCTCGTGCGGCAGCTCAGCTCGCTGGTCGCGAACGACACACCGCGAGACGCCCTGGCGTCCGCGCTGTTCGCCGCCGTGGAGGGGGCGAACGGAGGGCCGCTCGCCGACGACGTCGCTGCGCTGCTCGTCGGCACTGCGGGATGGTGGTCCTGA
- a CDS encoding DUF2510 domain-containing protein, with product MNHKPGWYQDTEQPPGHLRYFDGHRWTDYRVAAPPGALSLEHASPTSAWVGRHKVLTTVIVLLALALVGSWLPSEDGPTSSTLSATAADAEPEQEPVDADQEPDDRSATGSPPGATTRSSTAGGDRGDRAPGPVPGKKPRAERSAKPPVPRQPTFYVSRIIDGDTIELGNGETVRLVGIDTPEVGECGFEAAAANLSNLVLGEMVSLGESDEDRDSYGRLLRYVDLGDMDAGLRLIKNGRAIAAYDSRDGYGFHPRETVYVANDRGARNLCPMQTGQQAPPPAPPSPKPQPLMGGSGGSANGSCTAGYSPCLPRVADLNCDDVDGPIRSTGSDPYGLDADGDGIGCDS from the coding sequence ATGAATCACAAGCCAGGCTGGTACCAGGACACCGAACAGCCTCCCGGGCACCTGCGCTACTTCGACGGGCATCGGTGGACCGACTACCGCGTCGCAGCACCTCCCGGGGCGCTCAGCCTCGAGCACGCGTCCCCCACCTCCGCGTGGGTAGGACGCCACAAGGTCCTGACGACCGTCATCGTGCTGCTGGCCCTGGCTCTCGTCGGATCGTGGCTCCCGTCGGAGGACGGCCCCACGAGCTCCACGCTGTCCGCGACGGCTGCAGACGCCGAGCCCGAGCAGGAGCCCGTCGACGCCGACCAGGAGCCCGACGACCGGTCGGCGACCGGGTCGCCACCGGGCGCCACGACGAGGTCGAGCACTGCCGGCGGTGATCGAGGCGACCGGGCACCGGGCCCGGTCCCGGGGAAGAAGCCCCGAGCGGAACGGTCCGCGAAGCCCCCGGTGCCGAGGCAGCCCACGTTCTACGTCTCCCGCATCATCGACGGCGACACCATCGAGCTCGGCAACGGCGAGACGGTGCGCCTGGTCGGTATCGACACCCCGGAGGTGGGGGAGTGCGGCTTCGAGGCTGCTGCCGCGAACCTGTCGAACCTGGTCCTGGGCGAGATGGTGTCGCTGGGGGAGTCCGACGAGGACCGGGACAGCTACGGCCGCCTGCTGCGCTACGTCGATCTCGGTGACATGGACGCCGGGCTCCGGCTCATCAAGAACGGCCGCGCGATCGCCGCCTACGACTCCCGCGACGGCTACGGCTTCCACCCGCGCGAGACGGTCTACGTCGCCAACGACCGGGGCGCGCGCAATCTGTGCCCCATGCAGACCGGTCAGCAGGCACCACCCCCGGCACCGCCGTCGCCGAAGCCCCAACCGCTCATGGGCGGCAGCGGCGGCAGCGCGAACGGCAGCTGCACGGCCGGCTACAGCCCGTGCCTGCCCCGTGTCGCGGACCTGAACTGCGACGACGTCGACGGCCCGATCCGCAGCACCGGCTCCGACCCCTACGGCTTGGACGCGGACGGCGACGGCATCGGCTGTGACTCCTGA
- a CDS encoding RNA polymerase sigma factor, protein MSSSTSGSTPQAPTPRGRTLAATSTAKKVTTAAAKKAAAAPAEETESPAPATKAAAAKKAPAKKAPAKKAPAKKATAKKTAAPSDVAPVVIGPDGKKVLPDIPDEQFEKDVKEDPTIKEDEKKGFVISAADDTDEPEQQVMVAGATADPVKDYLKQIGKVPLLNAEMEVELAKRIEAGLFSEEKLAKGGKITPKVLEELEWISEDGRRAKNHLLEANLRLVVSLAKRYTGRGMLFLDLIQEGNLGLIRAVEKFDYTKGYKFSTYATWWIRQAITRAMADQARTIRIPVHMVEVINKLARVQRQMLQDLGREPTPEELAKELDMTPEKVIEVQKYGREPISLHTPLGEDGDSEFGDLIEDSEAIVPADAVSFTLLQEQLHAVLDTLSEREAGVVSMRFGLTDGQPKTLDEIGKVYGVTRERIRQIESKTMSKLRHPSRSQVLRDYLD, encoded by the coding sequence GTGTCCTCGAGCACGTCAGGATCCACGCCCCAAGCACCCACCCCCCGCGGCCGCACTCTGGCCGCGACCTCCACCGCCAAGAAGGTGACCACCGCGGCGGCGAAGAAGGCCGCTGCGGCGCCTGCGGAGGAGACGGAGTCGCCGGCCCCGGCGACGAAGGCGGCAGCTGCCAAGAAGGCGCCCGCCAAGAAGGCCCCGGCGAAGAAGGCCCCCGCCAAGAAGGCGACGGCCAAGAAGACCGCCGCTCCCTCCGACGTCGCGCCCGTCGTGATCGGCCCCGACGGCAAGAAGGTCCTCCCCGACATCCCGGACGAGCAGTTCGAGAAGGACGTCAAGGAAGATCCGACGATCAAGGAGGACGAGAAGAAGGGCTTCGTCATCTCGGCGGCGGACGACACCGACGAGCCCGAGCAGCAGGTCATGGTGGCCGGCGCCACCGCCGACCCGGTCAAGGACTACCTCAAGCAGATCGGCAAGGTCCCCCTCCTCAACGCCGAGATGGAGGTCGAGCTTGCCAAGCGCATCGAGGCCGGCCTGTTCTCGGAGGAGAAGCTCGCCAAGGGCGGCAAGATCACCCCGAAGGTCCTCGAGGAGCTCGAGTGGATCTCGGAGGACGGTCGTCGCGCCAAAAACCACCTGCTCGAGGCCAACCTGCGCCTCGTCGTCTCGCTGGCCAAGCGCTACACCGGCCGCGGCATGCTCTTCCTCGACCTCATCCAGGAGGGCAACCTGGGCCTGATCCGTGCGGTCGAGAAGTTCGACTACACCAAGGGCTACAAGTTCTCCACCTACGCGACCTGGTGGATCCGCCAGGCCATCACCCGCGCCATGGCCGACCAGGCCCGCACCATCCGCATCCCGGTGCACATGGTCGAGGTCATCAACAAGCTGGCCCGCGTGCAGCGCCAGATGCTCCAGGACCTGGGGCGCGAGCCCACCCCGGAGGAGCTCGCCAAGGAGCTCGACATGACCCCCGAGAAGGTCATCGAGGTCCAGAAGTACGGTCGCGAGCCCATCTCGCTGCACACGCCCCTCGGCGAGGACGGCGACAGCGAGTTCGGTGACCTCATCGAGGACTCCGAGGCCATCGTCCCCGCCGACGCGGTCTCGTTCACGCTCCTCCAGGAGCAGCTGCACGCCGTGCTGGACACGCTCTCCGAGCGCGAGGCCGGTGTCGTGTCGATGCGCTTCGGCCTGACCGACGGTCAGCCCAAGACCCTCGACGAGATCGGCAAGGTCTACGGCGTGACCCGCGAGCGGATCCGCCAGATCGAGTCCAAGACGATGTCGAAGCTGCGCCACCCCAGCCGCTCGCAGGTCCTGCGCGACTACCTCGACTGA